The Algoriphagus sp. TR-M9 genome has a window encoding:
- a CDS encoding sulfatase-like hydrolase/transferase, translating into MKLIRYFRSLSLNTSLLFALFTCCLPTFALQNKPKPNVLFLFADDQRADALGAAGNPYIQTPNLDQLASEGSRFANAYVMGGNHGAVCAASRAMLLSGKSLFHVYDKLKDERTFPMDFAQAGYTTFGTGKWHNEKEAFEASFQQAQNVYLGGMADHYTILLRDYDQEGKLGEGSYKGYSTDIFAQGTIDFIENHVASGSEQPFFAYVAFTAPHDPYSPEANYIKHYPDGTLPLPGNFKPYHPFEFDNLMVRDELLTDWPRKPEVIQMILSDYYALVTHLDTQIGKIIQTLKDNGLYDNTIIVYAADNGLAAGSHGLLGKQSLYEHSTKVPMIIKGPGVPQNETFDAMVYLYDLYPTLSDLAGLPKPTSVDGKSLAPILAGKSAEVRNSLFTAYRHTVRAVRTPEWKLIRYPERDYTQLFNLTNDPLELNNLAENQQLSQTKNELMTMLKGWQKSSGDTAALTAKVIKPLEYDPATLTRKPDRWQPEYTLKRYFEGVERQD; encoded by the coding sequence ATGAAATTAATCAGGTACTTCAGAAGTTTATCCCTGAATACATCCCTTCTTTTTGCTTTATTCACTTGCTGTCTTCCCACTTTTGCGCTGCAAAACAAGCCTAAACCAAATGTACTTTTCCTATTCGCCGATGATCAGCGAGCAGATGCACTAGGGGCAGCAGGCAATCCCTATATCCAAACACCAAATCTAGATCAGCTAGCCAGCGAAGGAAGCCGCTTCGCAAATGCCTATGTAATGGGCGGCAATCATGGAGCAGTCTGTGCCGCTAGCCGTGCGATGCTACTCAGTGGCAAAAGTCTCTTCCATGTCTATGATAAGCTAAAGGACGAGCGTACCTTCCCAATGGACTTTGCGCAAGCTGGGTATACCACCTTCGGAACAGGCAAGTGGCATAATGAAAAAGAAGCTTTCGAAGCGAGTTTCCAGCAGGCGCAAAATGTCTATCTGGGCGGAATGGCCGATCATTACACTATTTTATTGCGGGACTATGATCAGGAGGGCAAGTTAGGAGAAGGGAGCTATAAAGGCTATTCGACGGATATCTTTGCCCAGGGGACTATAGATTTTATAGAAAATCATGTAGCCTCTGGAAGCGAGCAGCCTTTTTTCGCCTATGTAGCCTTTACAGCCCCGCACGACCCATATTCTCCTGAAGCAAACTACATCAAGCATTATCCAGATGGTACTTTACCTCTTCCAGGTAATTTCAAGCCATATCATCCTTTTGAGTTTGACAACTTGATGGTTCGGGACGAGTTGCTTACTGACTGGCCTAGAAAGCCAGAGGTGATCCAAATGATACTTTCTGATTATTATGCTTTAGTCACACATTTGGATACGCAAATAGGCAAAATCATACAGACTTTGAAAGACAATGGGCTTTATGACAATACCATCATCGTTTACGCTGCTGATAATGGTTTGGCAGCAGGAAGTCATGGCCTACTTGGGAAACAAAGCCTCTATGAGCATAGCACAAAAGTGCCGATGATCATCAAAGGCCCTGGCGTTCCTCAAAATGAGACATTCGATGCGATGGTTTACTTGTATGATTTATATCCTACACTTTCAGATTTGGCAGGATTACCAAAACCAACGTCGGTCGATGGAAAGAGCTTGGCTCCTATTCTTGCTGGAAAAAGCGCTGAAGTAAGGAACAGTTTATTTACTGCTTACCGACATACCGTGCGAGCAGTCAGAACACCGGAATGGAAGTTGATCAGATACCCAGAGCGAGATTACACGCAATTGTTCAACCTTACAAATGACCCCTTGGAATTGAATAACCTGGCGGAAAATCAGCAATTATCTCAGACCAAAAATGAATTGATGACTATGCTGAAAGGTTGGCAAAAGAGCTCAGGCGATACTGCTGCTTTGACTGCCAAAGTGATCAAGCCTCTGGAATATGATCCTGCTACTCTTACTAGAAAGCCAGATCGCTGGCAGCCGGAATATACCTTAAAGAGGTATTTTGAAGGGGTAGAAAGGCAGGATTAA
- a CDS encoding alkaline phosphatase, translating to MLKIFSLSLCLLLSIFQLAAQDSKTFQLHSHNDYLQTVPFWTAYSAGATSIEVDVILQDGKLMAAHEVESINPKRTIESLYLDPIAEGLKSGVISKIDFHLLVDLKTSAYPTLEVLLESMKDYSDILFSQENPEGLKLIISGNRPKPEDYEKYPAWMFFDYQSKVLSEDLPWEKIGMVSLSFRQFSIWNGKGRMVEDQRKAVQDFIDLVHSFDKPVRFWGSPDSKSAWKAFYNMGEDYINTDHPIAAAEYLSKLNENVYQNPALQDVYQPKFEVDGAKTPVENVILLIGDGNGLAQISSALFSNGNQLNLTQLKNMGLVKTQAADDFTTDSAAGATAYATGEKTNNRALGVDPAGKALKNLPDVLDGYGFSSGIITTDQLTGATPASFYAHHPERDDSDQIAAYLPKSKLDLFIGGGGAKFSSESENLQDAGFTMVENLGETSAERLGYFVANDALPKKLEGRGDYLLESTAFALDFFGQKKTPFFLMVEAANIDSGGHENSSSMIVSEMLDFDQVIGEVIRYADAHPGTLVIITADHETGGVSIPQGDIASSTVELAYHSDDHTGIMVPIFAYGAHADEFRGVYENTEVFHKIMKLVQQFHAK from the coding sequence ATGCTTAAAATCTTTTCACTTTCTCTTTGCCTGCTGCTCAGCATTTTCCAACTGGCAGCCCAGGATTCCAAAACCTTCCAACTTCATTCTCATAACGATTACCTGCAGACTGTGCCTTTTTGGACGGCTTATTCTGCGGGAGCCACTTCGATTGAAGTGGATGTGATTTTGCAGGATGGGAAACTCATGGCTGCACATGAGGTAGAAAGTATCAATCCGAAACGCACGATTGAGAGTTTGTACCTGGACCCCATCGCTGAAGGCTTGAAAAGCGGCGTGATTTCGAAGATTGATTTTCACCTCCTGGTAGATCTGAAAACTTCAGCTTACCCAACTTTGGAAGTTTTGCTGGAAAGCATGAAAGACTATTCAGACATTTTGTTCAGCCAGGAAAATCCTGAAGGACTGAAATTGATTATTTCCGGAAATAGACCAAAGCCGGAGGATTATGAAAAGTATCCGGCTTGGATGTTTTTTGATTACCAAAGTAAGGTGTTAAGTGAGGATTTGCCGTGGGAGAAAATAGGGATGGTGAGTTTGAGTTTTCGCCAGTTTTCTATCTGGAATGGCAAGGGAAGAATGGTGGAGGATCAGCGAAAAGCCGTGCAGGATTTCATTGATTTAGTGCACAGTTTCGACAAGCCAGTTCGCTTCTGGGGTTCGCCGGACAGCAAGTCAGCCTGGAAGGCATTTTATAACATGGGCGAGGATTACATCAATACCGACCATCCCATCGCCGCTGCTGAATACCTGAGTAAGTTGAACGAAAACGTCTATCAAAATCCAGCACTTCAGGATGTTTATCAACCCAAATTTGAGGTGGACGGGGCGAAAACTCCGGTTGAGAATGTGATTTTGCTGATCGGTGACGGAAATGGTTTGGCGCAGATTTCTTCAGCCTTATTTTCCAATGGCAATCAGCTGAATCTTACTCAACTGAAAAATATGGGATTGGTAAAAACTCAGGCTGCGGATGATTTTACCACAGATTCTGCTGCCGGAGCCACGGCTTACGCTACTGGGGAGAAAACGAACAATAGAGCCTTGGGTGTGGATCCAGCAGGAAAAGCGCTGAAAAATCTGCCAGATGTTTTGGATGGCTACGGTTTTTCCAGCGGCATTATTACCACGGATCAGTTGACAGGCGCTACACCGGCATCCTTTTATGCGCATCATCCTGAGCGCGATGATTCGGATCAGATTGCTGCGTATTTACCTAAGAGTAAACTGGATTTGTTCATCGGTGGTGGAGGAGCTAAATTTTCCTCAGAGTCGGAAAATCTCCAAGATGCTGGATTCACCATGGTGGAGAATCTGGGCGAAACATCGGCGGAAAGATTAGGGTATTTTGTTGCAAATGATGCTTTGCCTAAAAAGCTGGAAGGAAGAGGAGACTATTTGCTAGAAAGCACCGCCTTTGCTCTTGATTTTTTCGGCCAGAAAAAAACTCCTTTTTTCCTCATGGTAGAAGCTGCAAATATTGATTCCGGCGGGCATGAGAATAGCAGTTCAATGATTGTATCGGAGATGCTGGATTTTGATCAGGTGATCGGCGAAGTGATCCGTTATGCAGATGCGCATCCCGGCACTTTGGTGATCATCACAGCAGATCATGAGACGGGCGGAGTTTCCATACCGCAGGGGGATATTGCATCTTCTACCGTAGAGTTAGCTTATCACTCCGATGATCACACGGGCATTATGGTCCCGATTTTCGCTTATGGCGCTCATGCGGATGAATTTAGAGGGGTGTATGAAAATACAGAGGTGTTTCATAAAATCATGAAGTTGGTTCAGCAATTTCACGCCAAGTAA
- a CDS encoding phosphatidylinositol-specific phospholipase C1-like protein, with protein MKTLFSYAFSAFCLFFSSQLSAQKLNEIQVIGSHNSYKSQMAPELLEYLSKVNPSASQSLGYAHIPLEEQLDLGLRNLELDVFHDPEGGRYSNPKGLEIIKSAGGEIPDYDPNDALSKPGLKLFHVQDLDFQSHYLLFADALKALKAWSENNPDHTPIFILINAKDGNIPGTRPVLPFTATALDSIDLEIRTHLGMENLITPDQVRGDYADLESAVLAGNWPKLDEVRGKFLFVLDESEEKIDRYLSAKPDLKNAVLFVNKKEGNSTAGFRIINNAVRDEDYIKDLVQKGYMIRTRADSDTKEARAEDYSTFEKAKASGAQVISTDYYQPSTFFKSNYKVNFEGNRYERPNPVLNNN; from the coding sequence ATGAAAACCCTATTTTCTTACGCTTTTAGCGCTTTTTGCCTATTCTTTTCCTCGCAGCTTTCTGCCCAAAAACTCAATGAAATCCAGGTCATCGGAAGTCATAACAGTTACAAAAGCCAAATGGCACCTGAGCTTTTGGAGTATTTATCCAAGGTGAATCCTTCCGCTTCGCAAAGTCTCGGATATGCACATATTCCATTGGAAGAACAATTGGATTTGGGACTGAGAAATCTGGAACTGGATGTTTTTCACGACCCTGAAGGCGGAAGATATTCCAATCCCAAAGGTTTGGAAATCATCAAAAGCGCCGGTGGAGAAATTCCCGACTATGATCCGAATGACGCACTTTCCAAACCGGGGCTGAAACTATTTCACGTGCAGGATCTGGATTTCCAGTCACATTACCTGCTTTTCGCAGATGCCTTGAAAGCATTGAAAGCCTGGAGTGAAAACAACCCCGATCATACGCCTATCTTTATTTTGATCAATGCTAAGGATGGAAATATCCCCGGCACCCGACCTGTTTTGCCCTTTACCGCAACTGCACTGGACAGCATAGATTTAGAGATCCGAACGCATTTGGGAATGGAAAATCTGATTACACCTGACCAGGTCAGAGGGGATTATGCTGATCTGGAATCTGCAGTTTTAGCCGGAAACTGGCCAAAGCTAGATGAGGTGAGAGGTAAATTTCTTTTTGTACTGGATGAAAGTGAGGAGAAAATCGACCGCTATTTAAGTGCTAAGCCCGACCTGAAAAACGCGGTGCTTTTTGTCAACAAAAAAGAAGGAAACTCCACCGCAGGATTTAGAATCATCAATAACGCTGTGAGAGATGAGGACTATATCAAAGACTTGGTGCAAAAGGGGTACATGATCCGCACCCGCGCAGATTCTGACACCAAAGAAGCCAGGGCGGAAGATTATTCCACTTTCGAAAAGGCCAAAGCATCGGGAGCGCAGGTCATTTCCACAGATTATTATCAGCCATCCACCTTCTTCAAATCGAATTACAAGGTTAATTTCGAAGGAAACAGGTACGAAAGACCCAACCCGGTTTTGAATAATAACTAA
- a CDS encoding metallophosphoesterase family protein: MNKKHLLAGILGTAIQLASSHGILAQGDTNQIAFLSDIHLQDVYAELNSEDFKGVLNPRTGKFATIRTMKSQINSTRLFNENYFAFIAALEDLKHRGIQLVMLPGDFTDDGQPMNVLALKKILDQYSVESGMRFFLTTGNHDPVKPFGGKAGKRDFLGADGSEQAIAGSKDVFSTEQVAISDQINYWGYPEITNALGDFGFFPSEKDLFWAHPFQELDVDNYDFQQAIASSSLEDRVYKAGDSGLTLPDASYVVEPVDGIWLLALDGNVYTYTGTEWRGSSVGFNQAALHKKHQLDWIKKVASEAEKRGKTLISFSHYPLAEFHDGASDEMSALFGAQKFQLARVPSTETTSLYAKAGIKIHFAGHMHINDTGIYQDQTTTHTMYNIQVPSLAAYPPAYKKLTTSKSSTVEIETISLAEVDHMNEFFDLYRMEHRWLLEKQDPGIWDSSILASKDYLEYTRNHLRELTKSRFIPSDWPENLAILLQNLSPEELLKWSKMEETESESFLQEKMRKLKVSSKRTQPDHAIIDDFYLLKNGDELGKKLIPEKRISFYEELISSLSQKTASKEKSLNSELIQFFGIFEKLYHSNPSDHFAIDLKKNTIKKIED, from the coding sequence TTGAACAAAAAACATTTATTGGCAGGGATACTCGGGACGGCGATACAGCTGGCTAGCTCCCATGGTATCCTGGCACAAGGGGACACCAATCAAATTGCCTTTCTTTCCGATATTCATTTGCAGGATGTCTATGCGGAGCTGAATTCAGAGGATTTCAAGGGTGTGCTAAACCCGAGAACCGGCAAATTCGCCACCATTCGCACCATGAAAAGCCAGATCAACTCTACCCGGCTTTTCAACGAAAACTACTTTGCCTTTATCGCAGCCCTAGAGGATCTAAAGCACAGAGGAATCCAACTCGTGATGCTTCCAGGGGATTTTACCGATGACGGGCAACCTATGAATGTGTTGGCACTGAAGAAAATTCTGGATCAATATTCGGTAGAATCCGGGATGCGTTTTTTCCTCACCACTGGAAACCATGATCCTGTAAAACCCTTTGGAGGTAAAGCCGGAAAGCGGGATTTCCTTGGAGCTGATGGTTCGGAGCAAGCCATTGCCGGTTCAAAAGATGTCTTTTCTACCGAGCAGGTCGCTATTTCAGATCAAATCAATTACTGGGGCTATCCTGAAATCACCAATGCCTTGGGTGATTTTGGGTTTTTTCCCAGTGAAAAAGATCTTTTTTGGGCGCATCCCTTTCAGGAATTGGATGTGGATAATTACGATTTTCAACAGGCAATAGCCAGTTCATCTTTGGAAGATCGGGTCTATAAAGCTGGGGATTCAGGACTAACGCTACCCGACGCCAGCTATGTAGTTGAGCCCGTCGATGGAATTTGGCTTTTAGCTTTGGATGGAAATGTTTATACTTATACAGGAACTGAGTGGAGAGGATCATCCGTAGGCTTTAACCAAGCTGCTCTCCACAAAAAACACCAACTAGACTGGATCAAAAAAGTAGCTTCCGAAGCTGAAAAAAGAGGAAAAACACTGATTTCCTTTAGCCATTACCCACTGGCGGAATTTCACGACGGAGCCTCCGATGAAATGAGTGCGCTTTTCGGAGCCCAGAAGTTTCAGTTGGCGAGAGTTCCTAGCACAGAAACCACAAGTCTCTACGCGAAGGCGGGAATTAAAATCCACTTTGCGGGACACATGCATATTAATGATACTGGAATTTATCAAGACCAAACAACCACCCATACCATGTATAATATTCAAGTACCTTCTCTAGCGGCCTACCCACCGGCCTACAAAAAGCTGACAACATCCAAGTCCTCCACAGTGGAAATTGAAACGATTTCCCTAGCCGAGGTAGATCACATGAATGAGTTCTTTGATCTCTACCGAATGGAGCATCGCTGGTTGTTGGAAAAGCAGGATCCGGGGATCTGGGATAGCAGCATTTTAGCGTCAAAAGACTATCTGGAGTACACCAGAAACCATTTGCGGGAATTGACCAAATCCAGGTTTATTCCTTCCGATTGGCCGGAGAATCTTGCCATTCTCCTTCAGAACCTCTCGCCTGAGGAGCTATTAAAATGGAGTAAAATGGAGGAAACCGAAAGTGAAAGTTTCCTACAGGAGAAAATGAGAAAGCTAAAAGTGAGTTCCAAAAGAACACAACCTGATCATGCCATCATCGATGATTTTTACCTTTTGAAAAACGGGGATGAACTTGGAAAAAAGCTGATTCCCGAGAAGAGAATTAGTTTTTATGAGGAGTTGATATCTTCCCTTAGCCAAAAGACAGCTAGCAAAGAGAAGAGTTTGAACAGTGAATTGATCCAGTTTTTCGGGATTTTCGAAAAGCTTTATCATTCCAATCCTTCAGATCATTTTGCCATCGATCTGAAGAAAAATACGATCAAGAAAATAGAGGATTGA
- a CDS encoding RagB/SusD family nutrient uptake outer membrane protein codes for MKNIKLYKILPIAAFMFAFLGCTDLDEEILDESLTGTGEAEVVSGSIAPVYGMLRQVWMHTVNFGLQEVASDEGILPYRGGTDWFDGGKFIAVHQHLMTPTNGLVSDAWTYITLTLSRAVLAEERLRLEVENGNSNAQDALYEMVAMKAYLNMLALDNWGLVFKKDGSDQLSEILRGQEAISYIETELLSVVDGINSNKGPGRMNKHAVEALLARLYLNAAVYRDPYGTPEFRDSDLDKVIQYTTNIINGPYALSPEYFDLFNDDNNTNPELIFALDQRGVLQTEHSRWQYWSISGDQVPRPESPSTRGTDAVAMTPSFYQTWVNAYGDVDPADADARFFKENTMVPEELRDLTGVNPTNDANHFYTVEATEFEMDRGILRNIIWGPRKDENGNIITDENGKVKIYPVINRRSSGADIRYVDHTLKVDFTTEGSLHNAGFRFSKYQFSRTAPNCCSNSSVDIVLIRLGEIYLMRAEAKLRKGDNAGALADVNTLRTSRNARPAQTPAPLSAIDLDILFRESGFELYWEGLRRVYQIRFGKYEDSWTEKTDSDVNKRLFPIPQKAMDGASSEAGFLVQNPGY; via the coding sequence ATGAAAAATATCAAATTATATAAAATACTCCCTATCGCTGCATTTATGTTTGCTTTTCTAGGCTGTACTGATCTGGATGAAGAAATCCTAGATGAGTCACTTACGGGAACTGGCGAAGCTGAAGTAGTGAGTGGCTCCATCGCTCCAGTATACGGAATGCTCCGTCAGGTATGGATGCACACAGTCAATTTTGGACTTCAGGAAGTGGCTTCAGACGAGGGGATTTTGCCTTACCGTGGCGGTACCGACTGGTTCGACGGTGGTAAATTCATCGCAGTTCACCAGCACCTGATGACACCTACCAATGGTTTGGTGAGCGATGCGTGGACATACATCACCCTGACTTTGTCAAGAGCAGTATTGGCTGAGGAAAGATTGAGACTGGAAGTTGAAAATGGGAATTCTAACGCACAGGATGCCTTGTACGAAATGGTGGCTATGAAAGCTTACCTGAATATGCTTGCTTTGGACAACTGGGGACTGGTATTCAAGAAAGACGGTTCAGATCAGCTTTCGGAAATCCTTAGAGGTCAGGAGGCCATCAGCTATATCGAGACTGAGTTGCTTTCAGTTGTGGATGGGATTAACAGCAACAAAGGCCCTGGAAGGATGAACAAGCATGCAGTAGAGGCTTTATTGGCAAGGTTATACCTTAATGCAGCGGTATATAGAGATCCTTATGGTACTCCTGAGTTCAGAGATTCAGACCTGGATAAGGTGATCCAATACACCACTAATATTATCAACGGTCCTTATGCTCTGTCTCCGGAATATTTCGATTTGTTCAACGACGATAACAATACAAACCCTGAGTTGATCTTTGCCTTGGATCAGCGAGGCGTACTTCAGACTGAGCATAGTAGATGGCAATATTGGTCTATTTCAGGAGATCAGGTGCCAAGACCTGAGTCACCGAGCACAAGGGGAACAGATGCCGTGGCTATGACTCCTAGCTTCTATCAGACTTGGGTGAATGCTTATGGAGATGTGGATCCCGCTGATGCAGATGCCAGATTTTTCAAGGAAAATACTATGGTTCCTGAGGAGTTGAGAGACCTGACAGGGGTGAATCCTACCAATGATGCCAATCATTTTTATACGGTAGAAGCAACTGAGTTTGAGATGGACAGAGGAATACTAAGAAACATCATTTGGGGGCCTAGAAAGGATGAGAATGGTAACATTATTACTGACGAAAATGGGAAAGTGAAAATCTATCCGGTGATCAACCGAAGAAGTAGCGGAGCGGACATTAGATATGTTGACCATACCTTGAAAGTGGATTTCACTACTGAAGGAAGCCTTCACAATGCCGGATTTAGATTCTCTAAATATCAGTTTAGCCGCACCGCACCTAACTGCTGTAGCAATAGCAGCGTGGATATTGTATTGATCCGATTGGGTGAGATTTATCTGATGCGTGCTGAAGCCAAATTGAGAAAAGGCGACAATGCAGGAGCTTTGGCTGATGTAAATACGCTAAGAACCTCTAGAAATGCCCGTCCAGCCCAGACACCTGCTCCTTTGAGTGCTATAGATTTGGATATCCTATTCCGTGAGTCAGGGTTTGAATTGTACTGGGAAGGTCTTCGCAGAGTGTACCAAATCCGTTTCGGGAAATATGAGGATAGTTGGACGGAGAAAACGGATTCGGACGTGAACAAAAGACTGTTCCCGATTCCTCAAAAAGCAATGGATGGAGCTTCCAGTGAAGCAGGATTCTTGGTTCAAAATCCGGGTTACTAA
- a CDS encoding SusC/RagA family TonB-linked outer membrane protein — MNSNLRLSKILVASACFAMWSGIGGPAVLAANSLKTEVHLRTSLQAEISVSGIVTDETGMALPGATVRVKGTTIGTVTDIDGKFTLDVEESSILQVSYVGYILQEIPVGGQSTFEVQLLPDATQLDELVVIGYGTQKRSDVTGAIGSVKTEDFNKGVISNPVDLLQGKVAGVNITSTSGEPGANQNVIIRGIGSLRSGTQPLYVLDGFLLDNSSTGIASNPLNFLNPNDIESIDVLKDASATALYGSRASNGVIVITTKKGKSGTTQINFSASTAWSSMAKKIDVFSADEFREQVVAAGGALEDFGGNTDWQDELTQVGFSQDYSLSMSGAKTGDFSYFASIGYQDQEGILKNSELKRYSGKLNMNQKAFNGRLTIDYNLTASHTQNLRPSITSTISDMLSLNPTVPAYTDGEPTLLNTNALNPIKRYELYSDDAANNRILATISPSFEIFDGLTYKLNLGVDYSSTNRYQQYKPYSGVINESNISDGTLDEGISSNTNQLVENTLTYNWNNYLHNFTVLAGHSYQTFLDEYRGISYRGFADNNIDPIYQDHNSTSEFPTTVSSSAIRNELQSFFGRVNYTYADKYLFTATFRADGSSKFGQNNKYGYFPSFALGWNVTKEDFMSNSFFNNLKVRASWGQTGNQEIPSKITKASYSEDRLSNGGGSLNTYPIDTDGTTLDSYPYGIVFTRLANPDLQWEVSTQVDFGVDFALLDYRLTGTLDYFNKVSSNILLEVVPADPVQPTSTYWDNIENMKIHNSGIELGLDYNSREGQAFSYNIGGNVTFIQNEVKDSPYSVLTTGAAQGAGQTGATINGYINNQPIGAFYMLEFDGITEDGVNRFKDINGDGEVLDNDRSVVGSAIPKVIYGFHTNFNYKGFDLGLNFNGTAGSKIYNHTAMSLFTKAQLSRSNNTTDFAVQYPEESFNNSNTVSTRFLESGSFFRLNNATLGYNLNTDAMGWGEAFQNIRLSVTGQNLFVISDYTGFDPEVNTGSTSGGIQTFGIDRFTYPRARTFSINLNLTF; from the coding sequence ATGAATTCAAATTTACGATTATCTAAAATTCTCGTTGCATCAGCCTGTTTTGCGATGTGGTCTGGGATAGGAGGACCGGCTGTGCTGGCCGCCAATTCCCTTAAGACGGAAGTGCATCTAAGGACTAGTTTGCAAGCGGAGATCTCTGTGTCAGGTATTGTAACTGACGAGACTGGAATGGCCCTGCCAGGAGCTACAGTACGGGTGAAAGGTACCACCATCGGAACCGTAACAGATATTGACGGGAAGTTCACTTTAGATGTGGAGGAGTCTTCCATTCTTCAGGTTTCGTATGTAGGTTATATTTTACAGGAAATCCCAGTGGGAGGACAGTCAACTTTCGAAGTACAATTACTTCCTGATGCCACCCAATTGGATGAGTTGGTAGTAATCGGTTATGGAACCCAAAAGCGCTCTGATGTGACCGGTGCGATTGGTTCGGTTAAAACTGAAGACTTTAACAAAGGGGTGATTTCAAACCCTGTGGACCTTTTGCAAGGCAAGGTAGCCGGGGTCAATATCACTTCCACCAGTGGTGAGCCAGGAGCAAACCAAAATGTGATCATCAGGGGTATCGGTAGTCTAAGGTCAGGGACTCAGCCATTATATGTACTAGATGGATTTTTACTGGACAACTCGAGTACCGGGATCGCCTCAAATCCCTTGAATTTTCTTAATCCGAACGATATCGAGAGCATAGATGTGCTGAAAGATGCCAGTGCAACTGCATTGTATGGTTCCAGAGCATCCAATGGTGTGATTGTAATCACCACTAAAAAAGGAAAATCCGGGACTACTCAAATTAACTTCTCAGCTTCTACGGCATGGTCATCCATGGCAAAGAAAATCGATGTGTTTAGCGCAGATGAGTTTCGCGAGCAAGTAGTGGCTGCGGGTGGAGCGCTGGAGGATTTCGGAGGCAACACGGATTGGCAGGATGAACTGACTCAGGTAGGTTTTTCTCAGGACTATAGCTTGTCCATGAGTGGAGCCAAAACGGGTGACTTTTCCTATTTTGCTTCTATAGGTTATCAGGATCAGGAAGGTATCCTGAAAAACTCTGAGTTGAAGCGCTATTCTGGCAAATTGAATATGAATCAGAAGGCTTTCAACGGGAGGTTGACCATAGATTATAACTTGACGGCCTCGCATACACAGAATTTGCGCCCGAGCATCACTTCTACTATCAGTGATATGCTTAGCCTTAATCCTACAGTTCCTGCCTATACAGACGGTGAGCCTACTTTGCTCAATACCAATGCACTGAATCCTATCAAAAGATATGAGTTGTACAGTGATGATGCAGCCAATAACCGGATTTTAGCTACGATCTCCCCGTCTTTTGAAATTTTCGACGGGCTGACCTATAAGTTAAATCTAGGTGTAGATTACTCTTCCACCAATAGATATCAGCAGTACAAGCCTTATTCTGGTGTAATCAACGAATCCAATATTTCTGATGGGACTTTGGATGAAGGCATAAGCTCTAACACCAATCAGCTGGTAGAAAATACCCTGACCTATAACTGGAACAATTACTTGCACAATTTCACTGTTTTGGCCGGGCATTCTTACCAGACCTTTTTGGATGAGTATAGGGGGATATCTTACAGAGGATTTGCGGATAACAATATAGATCCTATCTATCAGGACCATAACAGTACCAGTGAATTTCCTACTACAGTGAGTTCCTCGGCGATCAGAAATGAACTTCAGTCCTTCTTTGGAAGGGTGAACTACACCTACGCTGATAAGTACTTGTTTACCGCGACCTTTCGTGCGGATGGTTCTTCCAAGTTTGGACAAAACAATAAGTACGGCTACTTTCCTTCTTTTGCCCTAGGCTGGAATGTGACCAAGGAAGACTTTATGTCAAACTCCTTCTTCAATAATCTAAAAGTTCGTGCCAGCTGGGGACAAACCGGTAATCAGGAAATCCCATCCAAGATTACCAAAGCGAGTTATTCAGAGGATAGATTGTCCAATGGTGGAGGTAGTTTGAATACTTATCCTATCGACACGGACGGAACTACTTTGGATAGTTATCCATACGGCATTGTCTTTACCCGTCTAGCCAATCCGGATTTGCAATGGGAGGTGTCTACTCAGGTAGATTTCGGGGTGGATTTTGCCCTTTTGGACTATAGATTAACAGGTACTTTGGACTATTTCAATAAGGTGTCTTCCAATATCCTACTGGAGGTGGTTCCTGCAGATCCGGTACAGCCGACTTCCACTTATTGGGACAATATTGAGAACATGAAAATCCACAACAGTGGAATTGAACTTGGCTTGGATTACAACAGCAGAGAAGGACAGGCATTCTCCTATAACATTGGCGGTAATGTCACCTTTATCCAGAATGAAGTGAAGGATTCCCCGTATTCTGTGTTGACCACAGGAGCAGCGCAGGGTGCAGGACAAACTGGAGCTACCATCAACGGATACATCAATAATCAACCGATCGGTGCTTTCTACATGCTGGAATTTGATGGCATTACTGAAGACGGTGTCAATAGATTTAAGGACATCAATGGAGATGGTGAAGTGCTGGACAATGACCGAAGCGTGGTTGGAAGTGCCATTCCTAAGGTGATCTATGGCTTCCATACCAATTTCAATTACAAGGGTTTTGACCTAGGCTTGAATTTTAATGGCACTGCGGGTAGCAAAATCTATAACCATACTGCAATGTCCTTATTCACCAAAGCACAACTGTCCAGATCTAATAATACTACAGATTTTGCGGTGCAATACCCTGAAGAGTCATTCAATAACTCCAACACTGTTTCTACCCGATTCCTGGAGAGCGGATCATTTTTCAGGTTGAACAATGCTACCCTAGGTTATAATCTGAATACAGACGCCATGGGCTGGGGAGAGGCATTTCAGAACATCCGACTATCTGTAACTGGCCAAAACCTATTCGTGATCAGCGATTACACAGGCTTTGACCCAGAGGTAAATACAGGATCCACTTCTGGCGGAATTCAGACTTTCGGTATAGACCGGTTTACTTATCCTAGAGCTAGAACCTTCTCGATCAACTTGAATTTAACTTTCTAA